One stretch of Solibacillus isronensis DNA includes these proteins:
- the dnaA gene encoding chromosomal replication initiator protein DnaA — protein sequence MEHLENLWNAVLAQAEQKISKPSFDTWLKSTKLLAHSGTKVTISAPNSFARDWLEQYYIHMITGILNELTGEDLVINFVVQKDQAADDFELPPPITQAKSSEHHDITPGMLNPKYTFDTFVIGSGNRFAHAASLAVAEAPAKAYNPFFIYGGVGLGKTHLMHAIGHYVKEHNPTANVVYLSSEKFTNEFINSIRDNKTIDFRNKYRNVDVLLIDDIQFLAGKESTQEEFFHTFNTLHEESKQIVISSDRPPKEIPTLEDRLRSRFEWGLITDIAPPDLETRIAILRKKAKADGLDIPNEVMLYIANQVDTNIRELEGALIRVVAYSSLVNMDVSPELAAEALKDIMPNSKPRMISILDIQTATGEHFNIRLEDFSAKRRTKSIAFPRQVAMYLSRELTDFSLPKIGEEFGGRDHTTVIHAHEKISSLLKTDQQLQQDIKQIRSMLGK from the coding sequence TTGGAACATTTAGAAAACCTATGGAATGCCGTCCTTGCCCAAGCTGAACAGAAAATCTCGAAACCGAGCTTTGATACTTGGCTGAAATCAACAAAACTTCTTGCACATAGTGGCACAAAAGTGACGATTTCCGCGCCTAACTCTTTTGCCCGCGATTGGCTTGAACAATACTACATCCATATGATTACAGGAATATTAAACGAGTTAACTGGAGAGGATCTAGTCATTAATTTTGTTGTCCAGAAAGATCAGGCCGCAGATGACTTTGAACTACCGCCCCCAATTACTCAAGCAAAATCAAGTGAACACCATGACATTACCCCAGGTATGCTCAATCCAAAGTACACATTTGATACATTCGTTATTGGTTCCGGTAACCGCTTTGCCCATGCAGCGAGCTTAGCAGTAGCAGAGGCACCTGCAAAAGCTTACAACCCGTTCTTTATTTATGGGGGGGTAGGTTTAGGAAAAACTCACTTAATGCATGCAATTGGACATTATGTAAAAGAACATAATCCGACAGCAAATGTCGTCTATTTATCATCTGAAAAATTCACAAATGAGTTTATTAACTCGATTCGTGATAATAAAACAATCGATTTTCGAAATAAATACCGCAATGTTGATGTACTGCTAATAGATGATATTCAATTTTTGGCTGGTAAGGAATCGACACAAGAGGAATTCTTCCATACATTCAATACACTGCATGAAGAATCAAAGCAGATTGTCATCTCAAGTGACCGTCCTCCAAAGGAAATTCCAACTTTAGAGGATCGTTTGCGTTCACGCTTTGAATGGGGATTAATTACTGATATTGCACCACCTGATTTAGAAACACGTATTGCGATTTTACGTAAAAAAGCAAAAGCAGATGGACTTGATATTCCGAATGAAGTCATGCTTTATATTGCCAACCAAGTTGATACGAATATTCGTGAACTTGAGGGGGCATTGATCCGCGTTGTGGCCTATTCATCTTTAGTAAATATGGATGTTTCGCCTGAACTTGCTGCTGAAGCTTTAAAAGATATTATGCCAAATTCAAAACCACGCATGATTTCTATTTTGGATATTCAAACAGCAACTGGAGAGCATTTTAATATTCGACTGGAAGACTTTTCGGCAAAACGCCGTACAAAATCCATTGCCTTTCCAAGACAAGTTGCGATGTACTTATCTCGTGAGTTAACCGATTTTTCTTTGCCGAAAATTGGTGAAGAGTTTGGAGGCCGTGATCATACAACAGTAATCCATGCCCATGAGAAAATCTCTTCTTTACTTAAAACAGATCAGCAGCTTCAGCAGGATATTAAACAAATTCGTAGTATGTTAGGTAAATAA